From the Lolium rigidum isolate FL_2022 chromosome 2, APGP_CSIRO_Lrig_0.1, whole genome shotgun sequence genome, one window contains:
- the LOC124689681 gene encoding uncharacterized protein LOC124689681: MAPPAPHLADEILEEIFIRLPTAAAIARASTACASFRRIITARPFLRRFHKLHPPPLLGFIADKGGFHPAGEPHPSAPLARAFAGAADFSYSFVPKPNDGPRSPWCPRDVRDGRVLLECGDCGHQFGISSVFTRLAVCDPLSRRYVLLPPIPKKMAVQQDRLLEFEPMLAPNGDAEDETSFKVICTAYYKIKLVAFVFSSVTGQWHIAASPSWRSLGTVEPSWKRMYRFNYLRGCFYWTSLWCDKLKLLVLDTGTMKFSTVDVLADHLQITNQPRQNVCMATVVAGTEGALEMFTLVGIEEPTSFYLYHTTQQNIGGSSSEWLQKNVIALPRGCLYLTVGATEGFLFLRCVGRAQWDDTLHSALGFDKDVEFFSLDVKTFELKQVCRATYYDFPIRVHSYFGFPPPLSKPSL, translated from the coding sequence ATGGCCCCGCCGGcgccgcacctcgccgacgaGATCCTAGAAGAGATATTCATCCGCCTGCCGACCGCGGCCGCGATCGCCCGCGCCTCCACCGCCTGCGCCTCCTTCCGCCGCATCATCACCGCGCGCcccttcctccgccgcttccacAAACTCCATCCGCCGCCACTCCTGGGGTTCATCGCCGACAAAGGTGGCTTCCACCCCGCCGGGGAACCCCATCCCTCCGCCCCGCTTGCCCGTGCCTTCGCAGGCGCCGCAGATTTCTCCTACTCCTTCGTCCCCAAGCCCAACGATGGACCGCGCAGTCCCTGGTGTCCCCGTGACGTCCGCGACGGCCGCGTCCTCCTCGAGTGCGGCGACTGCGGCCACCAGTTCGGAATCAGTTCTGTCTTCACACGCCTGGCGGTGTGCGATCCCTTGTCTCGGAGATACGTGCTGCTCCCACCCATACCCAAGAAAATGGCAGTCCAGCAGGACCGCCTTCTTGAATTCGAGCCTATGCTCGCTCCCAATGGCGATGCTGAGGATGAGACCTCGTTCAAGGTGATCTGCACGGCGTACTACAAAATCAAGCTGGTGGCGTTCGTCTTCTCTTCCGTCACCGGACAATGGCATATTGCTGCATCTCCCAGCTGGAGATCTTTGGGCACAGTTGAGCCCTCTTGGAAACGGATGTACCGTTTCAACTACTTGCGTGGCTGCTTCTACTGGACATCTCTTTGGTGCGACAAGTTGAAGTTGCTCGTGCTGGACACGGGCACAATGAAGTTTTCCACCGTCGATGTTCTCGCTGACCATCTGCAGATTACAAATCAGCCTCGACAGAACGTATGCATGGCCACGGTCGTTGCTGGTACAGAAGGAGCCCTTGAGATGTTTACTCTCGTCGGTATTGAAGAACCTACCTCATTTTATCTCTATCATACCACTCAACAAAACATCGGTGGATCTTCCAGCGAGTGGCTGCAGAAAAATGTCATAGCGTTGCCTCGTGGATGTCTTTATTTGACAGTGGGTGCAACTGAGGGATTCTTATTTCTTCGTTGTGTTGGAAGAGCTCAGTGGGATGATACTTTACACAGTGCGTTGGGCTTCGATAAGGATGTTGAATTTTTTTCTCTGGATGTCAAGACTTTTGAACTGAAGCAGGTCTGTAGAGCAACATACTATGATTTCCCCATTCGTGTTCACTCCTACTTTGGTTTCCCACCACCATTGTCGAAACCAAGCCTATGA